In the genome of Aequorivita sp. H23M31, the window AAGACGATTTAATTTCAGATGATTTTCTGAAGCAGTTCAAGACCCACGAGGAGCTCAGCGATTTTTTAAAGCAGATCCAGAAACGTGGGATCGAAAAGATGCTCGAAGGTGAGCTCGACGGCCACCTAGATTACGACAAACACCAGAGGTCCAATGGAGGCAACTCGCGCAACGGGCACTCCCGGAAGAAAATAAAAACCTCCTTTGGCGAATCCGAGATTGCCGTCCCCAGAGACCGTGAGGCCTCGTTCAATCCCATGATCGTACCCAAGCGGGGCAATATGGTCGATGGCCTTGAGAACGTCATCGTGTCACTCTATGCCAAGGGAATGAGCAACAGCGATATTGAGGAGCAGATACGTGAGGTCTATGATTTTGATGTGTCCACCTCGACCATATCCAGGATCACGGAAAAAATATCGGGCGATATAGTTGCCTGGCAGAACCGTCCCTTGGAGCCGGTCTACTTGATTGTCTGGATGGATGGCATCGTATTCAAGGTCCGCGAGAACTCCAAGGTTATTAACAAGACCATCTACATAGCCGTTGGCCTGCGCAGGGACGGTAAAAAAGAGGTCTTGGGGCTATGGCTTGGCAAGAACGAATCAGCAGCTTTCTGGATGAGCGTATTGACCGATATAAGGGCGCGCGGCACAGAAGACATCCTTATCACGGCCACCGATAACCTCAATGGTTTTACGGATACGATCAAGAACGTGTTCCCCGAGTCCAAGACCCAGATATGCGTGGTACACCAGATACGCAATGCCTGCAGGTACGTCGTATGGAAGGATAAAAAAGCCTTTACCGCAGATATGAAGCATATCTATAACGCCCCAAACCAGGAGGCCGCCAAGATGGCCCTAGAGGATTTTGCCCAAAAATGGAACGATAAATATTCCTATGCCATCAAGAGCTGGCGCGACAACTGGGAAGAGCTCACAGTGTTCTATGAGTTCCCGTTGGAGATACGCAAGATCATCTATACCACGAACCTTATCGAGAACCTGAACGGGAAGATAAGAAAGTACACCAAGAACAAACTTTCCTTCCCAACGGACGATGCCGTGATGAAATCCGTATATTTGGCAGTAAGGGAAGCCACCAAAAAATGGACAATGCCCGTCAGGAACTGGGGCATTATATTAAACCAGTTCCTAACGATCTATGAAAAAAGGGTCAGACTCTAAAAAAGTCCAACCCCTGTTATTTTAAACTTACACACTTAACGGGATAGTGTCAATTTTAAACACTCAATTTGTCACCCCTCCTTCGGTTTATCCGCCCAAGGAGTGTGCGCAAACTTTTAAACCCTTGAACATCTGAACATCTGAACTCCTCAACTCCTCAACTCCTCAACTCCTCAACTCCTCAACTCCTCAACTCCTCGACTCCTCAACTCCTCAGCTCCTCAGTTCCCCCAAAATCCTCCCAAACTTTTAAACCCTTAAACTTTTATCACAATACTCAGTATTTGTACCTTTGCCACTTCATTTAAAATACGAAAAAAATGTCAAAATATGATGTTGCAGTAATAGGGTCTGGCCCTGGGGGATATGTAGCCGCCATTCGTTGTGCACAATTGGGCTTAAAAACCGCTATCATTGAAAAATACAATGTATTGGGCGGAACCTGTTTGAATGTGGGCTGTATTCCGAGTAAGGCTTTACTGGATTCGTCCCACCATTATGCCGATGCATTAAAACATTTTGAGGAACACGGAATTGAAATTCCGGGCGATATAAAGTTGAACTTTAAAAAGATGATAGCGCGAAAAGCCGCTGTTGTCGATCAAACCACCAAGGGCATTGAATTCTTGATGGATAAAAATAAAATCGATGTTTATACGGGAACAGGTGCTTTTAAAGATGCTACCCACATCGTTATCTCTGGTGAAAAGGAGCAAACCATTGAAGCTAAAAACACAATTATCGCTACGGGAAGCAAACCGAGTTCACTTCCATTTATCAAATTGGATAAAGATCGAGTTATAACTTCTACCGAAGTTTTGAGTTTAAAGGAAGTGCCAAAACATCTGGTGATAATAGGAGGTGGGGTTATTGGTCTTGAGCTCGGTCAAGTATATCATCGTTTGGGAGCTGAGGTTTCCGTAGTAGAATATATGGATCGCATTATTCCAACTATGGACGGAGGACAAAGTAAGGAACTGCTTAAGGTTTTAAAGAAGCAGGGAATGAAATTCTATCTATCCCATAAAGTTTCCGCAGTTTCCAAAAAAGGAAAAGAAGTTACCGTAACAGCCACGGATAAAAATGACAAGGAAGTAACAATCAAAGGAGATTACTGTTTGGTTTCCGTAGGAAGAAGACCTTTCACCGACGGTTTAAAAGCTGAAAATGCTGGAATAAAAGTTACCGAGCGCGGAATGATCGATGTAAACGATCAACTCCAAACAAACATAAAAAACATTTACGCCATTGGCGACGTAGTCCGTGGAGCGATGCTCGCGCACAAAGCTTCGGAAGAAGGAACCATGGTTGCTGAAATTATTGGAGGACAAAAACCACATATTAATTATAATCTTATCCCAGGGGTGGTTTACACTTGGCCAGAAGTTGCTTCCGTAGGAAAAACCGAAGAGCAACTTAAAGAAGCCAATGTGGAATACAAAGCAGGACAATTTCCTATGCGTGCATTGGGTAGAGCTCGCGCTAGTGGAGATTTAGATGGTTTTGTGAAAATTCTGTCTGATAAGAAAACGGACGAGGTTCTAGGAGTGCACATGGTTGGCCCACGTGTAGCTGACTTGATTGCTGAAGCCGTTGTAGCAATGGAATATCGTGCAAGTGCCGAAGATATTGCCAGAATGAGCCATGCACACCCGACGTATGCTGAAGCAGTGAAAGAAGCCGCTCTTGCAGCTACAGATAATCGACCACTACATATTTAATACTTTATTATAGTAGTATAGAAAAAGTCCCGCAATTGTGGGACTTTTTTTATTCCCTTAATTTATCCTGTAAGGTTTCTTTTGAACCTTGGGCCGCAACAGAAAATAGGCCGTTGCATATATAGTTGCTTTATCCTGCAAGGTTTCTTTTGAGCCTTGTAGGTATTCTAATTTCTAGCAATGGTTATAGTATCTTTATCCTGCAAGGTCTTTTTTTGACCTTGTAGGTATAAACTTCAATTTCTTAGAACGATTATGCTAGGAAGTTACATTGAATTTTAAAAGAGGGTGTCTAAAAATTAGTTTTAGAGGTCAGTTCGAGCGCAGTCGAGAACCCTAAGTTTCTCACTTACAATTAGGTCTCGACTGCGCTCGACCTGACAAACTGATTGTTTTTTACTTTTAGACATCCTTTTCTTTTTTGGTCAAAAAATTTAAATCTTAAACCTAAATCCCTTTAGGAATAATTCCTTTGTCTTGCAGGTTTCTACGTTTGGCCACACTCATTGCTTTTATTTCGTCCGCACTATACGCTCTGTAAATGGTATTAGCTCCCTTTCTATTAGTTTTTTCTTTTGCATTTTGTTTAGCTTCTCTGCGTCGCCTGTCTGTTTCTTTGGCTTTTTGTGCGGCTTCTAGCCTTTTAACCTTCATTCTTTCAGCGTGATCTTTATTTTTTGCTTCGTGGATGGCTTGTTTTGCTTCTTTTGCAAGTTGCTGCTTTTGTGCAATTTCTAATTGTTTATTTTTTTCGTTTTCTATATAAGTTACTTCATTTTTAACTACAACTTCCAACCTATCGGCTATGGTCTTCATAGCTTTAGCAATAGCTTGCTTTTTGGCATATTTAAAACTAATGGACTGATGAAAGCCTATAACTTCAGTATTTAATAACACCGAAATATGTTGTATTTTTTCTTCATCCTCGGTGATTACTAATTTTGGTTTGGTATCAAAATGCTGTTTGCATAAAAAGATAAGTTGATCCCAATGGTTCTTAAGCTTATAATTTTGAGGTAGCAAATGATTATTAGGCAATATGACTAGCTGAAAAATAAAATCCTGCAGTTGTTTTTCGGTCGCATTTTCATACACAAGTCCAAAAAAAGCATAGCTAAAAATATGTTTCTGTTTAGCCACATCATCCTTGTTTGCAATTCTTTGGATAGTGCGAATGTATTTATCAAAAAATGTATCCAAGAAACTTTGCTTAAAAATATTTCCTAAAAAATGTTGCAACTGCATTCCATTTCCGGCGGTGTTTTTGAAAATCCATTCGGCTACTTTTCCTTTAAAAGCAAACTGCCCGAGAAAGACATAACGCGAATTGTTTTTTTCTGAAAAACTATTGTGGGTGAGTACCTGTTGCAAATGGTGTTTTTCATAGTCAATTGCATAACGCTCAAGCAAGGTTTCTAGCTGTTTCATAAACCGCGAAAATTTGCACGCCCGTCAGGAATCGAACCTGAACTGAGGGGTTGGAATCCCCAAAACGGCACCGAAAGCCGTTGTGCTGCCGTTACACTACGGGCGTAAAAGTGGAGCAGCGTGTGGGAATCGAACCCACGCTTACGTACTGGAGGTACGTCGTCAAGCTTTGAAGGCTTGTGTGCTGCCATTACACCAACGCTGCATATAAATAGTATTGAAAATTGTTGAGCAAATAGAATTGCCACCATCTGGGGAAGTGGTAATATGAAAAATTCCATACGAAGTAATTTGAGAATATGCATTTGCCGTTTGCCGTCTTTCATAAAGTAAACATAAAATAAATTTTGTTTTTCAACACTTTTTTTACGTACTTTTAAAACCGTAATCGTTTTTTTACACGAAAACCAAAACTAAACCATAAGACAAAAGCGGCATAGGGTGTTGTTGCCTTCATGAACCGACTGGAAGAAAAGGGATATTATAATTTTTTACAACCTTGGTAAGCTTGTGATACATTCGTTAAAGAAGTTAGGGTAGGGATGCCCGATGAAGTCTCGAAACATGCACACGCGGAACAATACCAAAGACACAAAAAGGTTGTAGCTGAAAAAATCTCTTGAGGCTTATTGAACATTGGCAAGTAAAGAACAAAAAACCCATAAAATTACAATTATGAAAAATGTTCAAAATTGAAATAGAAAAGCATCGCTCGTTTTTAAGGAAGTGGATGGCGTAGTTACAAAATCCATTACTTTGTGCGAGCTGGGTGCCAGTGCTCTGTTGGCAAACCAAGACTTTTCAGATCCTTCAGCAACATTCTCTCTTAAGAAAGGCGCTGCTGTCGCTGGAATCGCTCTTGCTAGTTTGGCAGGAATTCCTGAAGCATCGGCTCAAGAATATCCCTCTACTCCTCAAATCGCCTTAGAAGTCGATCAGACACAGGCAGTCCTAAAAGCTGTGTTTATCGCCAAGCCTGATTATCAGTTCAATACACGTCCTGATTCATCTAGTACTGGTTTTTCCATGCATAGATATAATCCTGCTACTTTAGGTTTTGATCAGCTTGCTGTGGTATCTAGAGCAAATCCCAATGGCGTAATTACCGATATTGAATTTATCGGAGGAGCAAGTGCTCAGACTCCGTGAGTAAGATATACCATGTCCTTAAGTACCCTAACGGACGGTATATATGTTCTTGATTTTATAGGAAGATATGGTGGTAGTCAAAATGCTACAGAAACATATGTTCTTCTCGAAGTACGTGATGGTAAGATAGGACTGAGAGCAACAGCAGCAGGACTTGAAGGATTATGAGCAAGTCGAAACAATCTCTATAGTCCCGAGATAAGCGAGTCCCTCTTTGCCAATAACGTGGATATTACCTCTATCGTAGTGAATGAGAGTAATGATGGATTTACCTTAACGGGTGAAGTTGAACAACTGACTTCGGTAGCTCCAGCAGCAGGAACAGTTCCTCTGGACGTGGCACAAGCAGGACAAGGAGCAAGCAATGGAAAATTTGTAGCTACGTTGGAAGATATGAGTACCATCGAAGTAACTGGAAGCTTTACCTGGAATGCAAGTAATAATAAACGGATCGTGACTGCTCAGTTACCTGCTTCGTGTGAAGGTAAAGTACTTACGATAAAACCCAAAGACCACTCGAATTTTTCAAATACTTTTCAGGTATGAGATTATGAATATGCAGCGACTGATGGTATCGGTAAGATCAATAATGCAGCATCTGAAACCATCGAAGGACCACACTTTGACCTTGCCCAAGGATATGAGAATGCCGTTCTAAATACTGATGGAACCTATGATATCTCTTATAGTATCGACAATGTACCAGCAGATCACACGCCTAGCGCTAGTTTTGATGGTACTCCTGGAGTATTCTCTGCGGGTAATACAGAAGTAGTTTTCTCTCACGTGACGATCATTCCTAACAATACTTATGATGTTGTGATGACAGACGGAGCATGTGAGACTATACAAGTATTTGATGCGAATGCTCTCGGAGTAATGGATTATATCAATATGGCCAATGATCTCAAGATCGCCAGAAATCCACTCCACAACAATATCTTAGAATTAGAATATCCTAAGAATATATCATATCTGGATGTTACCGTCTATGATATGACGGGTAAGAAAATAGCCGAGTATAAGAATACTGCACAAGATACCGCTCTTGTCGTCAATGCAGGATCAGGAATCTATATCGCACAAGTTGTCGATCCTATTACTGGGACAGGGAAGAATTTAAGGTTTGTTATTCAATAATATATCTTATCCCTTAATTGAAAAAGAGTAGATGCAATTATGTATCTACTCTTTTTCGTTTTTTGAAGCCTTCAACTTGACTCCGTAAATCTTTTTAAAAGTCCAGTTAATTTAACCATTACAACACGGCTATTCTCCTCATTGAATAAGGTAATAAGGTTGGGGTGGTTTTGTGTTACTAAGGTAATAAGGTTTTTTTGTATGTTTTTGTGGTTACTGAGGTAATAAGGTTTTTTTGTATGTTTTTGTGGTTACTAAGGTAATAAGGTTGAATTGGTTATTTGTTGGAAGGTTACTAAGGTAATAAGGTTTTTTGTATGTTGTTGTGGCTACTAAGGTAATAAGGTTTGGTTGTTATGTGTTTGTGGTTACTAAGGTAATAAGGTTTTATTCCAATTCCCTGAACTTTTGCTTGGGTGTAATATTTTTTTTATTCACTCGGTCATACCCTTATTACCTTAGTAAATTGGAATGTAGGTGAATCGACCGACTTTATCACCTTAGTAAATAGGAATACGTGTGGATGGACAGACCTTATTACCTTAGTAAAAAGAAATGCGAGTGCACCGACAGCCCTTATTACCTTATTCCCATTTTAGAGTGCGCTGATAAAACTTGACAAACTTGTCATATTCCTCCTGAAAGGTTACTTTTTTATGGTGCTCTGGTTGGTTCAAAATATACTTGCAGACTTTATCCACATCAGCCTTTGAAACCGAAAAAGCAGAGCCCGATTCTTGCCATTGGAAATTTCCCGCACATAATTTTTCTTTGCCAATAAATTGGGACGAGCCATCAGCTACCTTAGTCAAGAGCTCAACTTCCGAGATTCTAGGATTTCGAGATACTAGAATATGAACATGTTCCGGGTTGGCATAGATCGCATACAGCTTGCTCCCTGTATTGTTCACGATTCCCGTAATGTACTTTTCTATTCGCTCTCTACTCTCTTCTTTGATAAACGGATACCTGTTTTTGGTAATCAGGATAAAATGCGTGTACAGGTTGTTATAATCTATTTTCATAGTAATAGAGTTGCGATGGTTAGGTGTTTGTGGGTTATTAAGGTAATAAGGTAGGGGAGGTTTTGTGTGTTCGTAGTTACTAAGGTAATAAGGTTGAGTTGGTTATTTGTTTGTGGTTACTAAGGTAATAAGGTTTTGGTTATCGTCTAAGATTTACTTTATCGTATGTTTTGTTCACTTAGGTAATAAGGTTTTAATTATCGTCTATTTTTTTTGAGTGTCTAATTGTCAAAGTTAGGAGAGTTTCTATAATTGCGTATCTACTCTTTTTCGTTTAATAAAGCTTTTATTTTGGCTTGGGTAGCGACATTCCATCCAAAGTTTCTCTGATTTGCAGGAGAGAATAAATTTGTAATCATCATCAAACTTGAAAGTTGGGTGTATTCAGTAATTCTGTAATCTTTGGAATAATGCATATAAGTGTCAAGAAATAGTTTGACAATGCTTTTATAGTCCTTATTATTAAGAATATAAGCAATCTTTATCTGTGTCAAAAAAATGCCAATATCTATTCCTGCTTCTCCATAGGGTATATCACTAAAATCTATTAGAAATATTTTACCTCCGGGTCAGATTATGATATTGTCGCCATGAAAATCGCCATGAAGATGGACACAGGGACGATTTTGGTCTACTTTCATCATTTTCATATATCCCTCGAAAGCTTTTTCAATCTGTTGGGCAAACCATGGACTGTCGGCAACTTCCAAAGTCATAGATTCATAATACGGTAGTAGGGATTGGGTGTTCGTAATCAACTCTCTAAAACCTCTACGATATACTGTTTTAGGATTATGTAGTCCGTTATAAACCTGACTATGAATCTGTGCAATATGCTTTGCGACAGCTTTTATATTGCTTGAAGAACACTTTAACAGGTTCATAGTTTGTCACGACACATACTCCTGCAAATGATAATGATTGTTATCCTGTTGCTTATAGCCATAAGATTTCACATTATTATATTGGTGATTAAGGTCATACATCATATCGGACAGGATGAGGCTTTGTGATATATCACTATCATAGTCATAACCCACAACATTTTTCCTTGCTATCTTTAAAATATACTTTCTTTTTCCTCACTCCAAAATATACACATGACAAAGATGTCAGGAGGTAAGATAATTGACACTTGTACTTTTGTCGTTAGTAAGTGTGTTAAAGTACTTTATAAGGGAATGGTCAATTGTGGATAACAGCGCTACTATCTCAGATCGTTCATCAACTACAGGAATAACTTTTAAGTTTCAATCTTGATTATCTTTCATATCTATTTAATTTTTTCACTGTACATACTACTTTCATTGAGTTCAATAAGCTTCAAGAGAACACAATACAAACACCTTTCTTTTTCTTTGGAATTGTTCATCTTAGGTATCATTCAAAACTTTATTGGGTATCCCTACCGTAATTATTTAATGAATTTACCCCAAGTTTACCAAGGTTTTTGTAAGATATATCAATCTCCTATCTTCCAGCAAGTCATGAAGGCGACAACACCCTATGATGCTTTTGTCTTGTGGTTTAGTGCAATTGTTTCGTATATAAGGAACGTATTAGTATTACGAATATAGAGATTGTTATCAATTTTGCATATAAAAAAATCTAGAAAATGTTTAGTAATATCGAAATCGAAAACGAAACTGAAATCGAGGGTGAAGTTGAAATGGTAGAGGAAATAATTTTTCCAATGTCGCCTTACTTAACCAATTAGGGTTCACAAAATCTATTTTCCCCTTTAGAGCCTGTCCCGAACTGGCTTCGGGAGGTAGGGAATCTAACCTATATTTCCAATTCCCCCTCGGGGGGCTAGGGGGACAGGCCTTTAGAAACTGCCTCTCGGCTTCGCTTGCCTTCCCAAGGCACGTAGGCAGGCTCGGGAACTGAAATAGAAATCGAAAACGAAGTTGAAGTTGAAGTCGAATTTGAAGAAAATAGTTTCCGTTAATTATTTGAGGAATTAAGGATAGCAAAATCTTTTTCCTCCCCTTTAGAGCCTGTCCCGAACTGGCTTCGGGAGGTTGGGGTCTTATGAAACCGAAATCGAAACTGAAAACGAAATCTAGCATCGAAAAATTCTATGCAATATTTTCATTTCCCTCTATAGCGGTTAGGGGATCTAACCAATATTTCCATTCCCCCCTCGGGGGCTAGGGGGACAGACCTTTAGAAACTGCCCCTCGGCTCCTTTCGGGAAACGGAATTGGAAATCGAAATGGACGATGAATATGAACCTTATACAAATAAATCCCCCATCATTAACTAATAACTCCCAAATTCAATACCTTCGCATTAAATCCGAATTATTATGGCGCTTACCAATAATGATATCATGAAAAAATTGCGTGTAGCCCATAAACTGCGCGATGAGGATATTGTAAAAATATGCTCCTTGGTCGATTTTGCTGTGAGCAAGAGCGAACTGGGAGCAATTTTCCGTCACGAAAGCCATGAAAAATATATGGAGTGCGGCGATCAATTTCTTCGTAATTTCCTCAATGGACTGATTATTCATTTACGTGGCCCAATGCCTGAAAAAAAGAAGATAGAGCCTAATGTTGGGCCCAAACCAACTGCAAAGCCTAAAGCCAAACCAAAGCTGAAGCGTTAGTTTTCAATTTCAATTTCATCTGGTTGGTCTTTTGAGACAAATCTCTGGTTTTAATATCTATGCGCGAACTTTCTTAGCGTTGGGTCTTGAAAAATATGCCGGTTTTTATCCAAAGCATTTAAGTTGAAAAGCTTTTGTGATTCAGATTTAATTCGTTTCTGAGTGTTTCTTAATGGATTCATGCTGCTGGATATTTTGGGGTTAATTTAAATATTTTTTGTTTCGTCTTTTCTCATTCCATTTATAGGCGTGTGAATTTACAGGTCTACGGATACTGTTTTCTGTGTTTAACGTTCTCATGGTCTTGTTTTTTGATATAACTATTCTATACTTCTATTAATTTCTTTTTTTCCTGTTTGTTTCCTACCGGATTACCTAAATCTTCTTAAGCTATTCCAGTAGTATAATTTTGAGGTTGTCATTTTTGAGATCACGTGGTGTTTGTCTTGAGTTTTCATTTTGAATTTATTTATTGGGTTATAACTAAAAGACGCAGGACAAAAAGATTTGTTACAGTACTATGTTATGCAATATAGTAATTTGGCTTAATTTTAACTTTTTCGGAAATGGGGGAGAGGCAAATTTCCTGAATATAAATGTTTAACACAGGTTTAACCGATGTTGCGAACGTATTATATTGTGGGAGTGTAGACTTCATCTTATATTTGCCACACTATTAACCCTATAAGTATCCTCATTTTTGAATTGTAATGAATACCGTGCGTAAATCCGAAACGAACAAGCTTAAACGTACCCACCTGTATTATAAATACACAGGATTCTATTCCTTTGTGGGGCAAAGCCTTAAAAAGGCAATTCCTCCAATATTGGTTGTGGTGGGAATATTGATTTTATTGAATGCATATGTTGTGGATTTTGGACAACTTTTTACCTATGTTACCGAAAGATATGCGCCAATAAACGTTCTTTTGGTTTTTCTTGCATCCGAATCTTTATTGGGATTGGTTCCTCCCGAAATTTTTATTGCCTGGAGCAATAAAATGCCAGAGCCTATTCTGTATCTATCCTTATTGGCACTTATGTCTTATTTGGGCGGGATTATTTCCTACTTTATTGGCAAATGGATATTTACCATTCCAAGAGTATACGCCTATTTGGAAGGAAGTATGAAAAAACATCTCAAGCATATCCGAAAATGGGGAGGTTTCTTGATCGTAGTAGGCGCATTGTTGCCGATACCTTATTCCATGACCAGTATGGCTGCGGGAATGATCCACTACAAATTTTCCAAATTCCTTTTGTTTGGTCTGCTTCGATTTGTGCGCTTCTACCTATACGCGATCGCTATCTTCAATTTAATTTAAAGATTAGTGAGGCGTTCATTCGTAATAAAACGTTCCTCATTATCCCAGCTGCTTAATTCTTTCCAATGAAGAAAAATGACCCCTATGCGGCATTACGGTTTAGGGAGTTCAATATTTTTCTATTCCTTCGCTTCGCAATGGTCTTTGCCTGGACTATGCAATTTGTAGTAATTGAATGGGAAGTTTATAGCATAACAAAAAATCCGCTTTTACTAGGACTAATTGGTCTTGTGGAAGTGGTTCCAGCTGTTTCCTTGGCTTTATTTGCCGGTCATATTGTGGATCAACGGGAGAAACGGGGGTTGCTAGTAAAATGCATCTTGGGCTTTTCTGTGGTCAGTCTCGGACTTTTTCTTCTTACTTGGCCTAAGATTATTGGCGGTTTGGATACGAATACTACATTATATGCAATTTATTTTTTAGTTTTTCTGGGCGGAATCGTGCGTGCTTTTATGGGTCCGACAATTTTTTCTTTATTCTCATTATTAGTTCCAAAACGCGTATATCCAAATGCCGCTACTTGGAGTAGTTCGGTTTGGCAGATGGGTGCAGTAATCGGTCCCGCTACTGCTGGATTTTTTATTCATTGGATTGGTGTGCATTGGTCTATGTGTTTTGTTTTTGCTTTTTCCCTGATTGCGCTGATCCTGCTTTTCAGAATTCCCCGAAAACCTATTCTGAATCCAAAGATTGGAGAGCCGGTAATGCAGAGTTTAAAGGAAGGAGTGAAATATGTC includes:
- a CDS encoding IS256 family transposase is translated as MKKDDLISDDFLKQFKTHEELSDFLKQIQKRGIEKMLEGELDGHLDYDKHQRSNGGNSRNGHSRKKIKTSFGESEIAVPRDREASFNPMIVPKRGNMVDGLENVIVSLYAKGMSNSDIEEQIREVYDFDVSTSTISRITEKISGDIVAWQNRPLEPVYLIVWMDGIVFKVRENSKVINKTIYIAVGLRRDGKKEVLGLWLGKNESAAFWMSVLTDIRARGTEDILITATDNLNGFTDTIKNVFPESKTQICVVHQIRNACRYVVWKDKKAFTADMKHIYNAPNQEAAKMALEDFAQKWNDKYSYAIKSWRDNWEELTVFYEFPLEIRKIIYTTNLIENLNGKIRKYTKNKLSFPTDDAVMKSVYLAVREATKKWTMPVRNWGIILNQFLTIYEKRVRL
- a CDS encoding T9SS type A sorting domain-containing protein → MTDGACETIQVFDANALGVMDYINMANDLKIARNPLHNNILELEYPKNISYLDVTVYDMTGKKIAEYKNTAQDTALVVNAGSGIYIAQVVDPITGTGKNLRFVIQ
- a CDS encoding cell envelope integrity protein TolA codes for the protein MKQLETLLERYAIDYEKHHLQQVLTHNSFSEKNNSRYVFLGQFAFKGKVAEWIFKNTAGNGMQLQHFLGNIFKQSFLDTFFDKYIRTIQRIANKDDVAKQKHIFSYAFFGLVYENATEKQLQDFIFQLVILPNNHLLPQNYKLKNHWDQLIFLCKQHFDTKPKLVITEDEEKIQHISVLLNTEVIGFHQSISFKYAKKQAIAKAMKTIADRLEVVVKNEVTYIENEKNKQLEIAQKQQLAKEAKQAIHEAKNKDHAERMKVKRLEAAQKAKETDRRRREAKQNAKEKTNRKGANTIYRAYSADEIKAMSVAKRRNLQDKGIIPKGI
- the tnpA gene encoding IS200/IS605 family transposase — protein: MKIDYNNLYTHFILITKNRYPFIKEESRERIEKYITGIVNNTGSKLYAIYANPEHVHILVSRNPRISEVELLTKVADGSSQFIGKEKLCAGNFQWQESGSAFSVSKADVDKVCKYILNQPEHHKKVTFQEEYDKFVKFYQRTLKWE
- a CDS encoding MFS transporter, yielding MKKNDPYAALRFREFNIFLFLRFAMVFAWTMQFVVIEWEVYSITKNPLLLGLIGLVEVVPAVSLALFAGHIVDQREKRGLLVKCILGFSVVSLGLFLLTWPKIIGGLDTNTTLYAIYFLVFLGGIVRAFMGPTIFSLFSLLVPKRVYPNAATWSSSVWQMGAVIGPATAGFFIHWIGVHWSMCFVFAFSLIALILLFRIPRKPILNPKIGEPVMQSLKEGVKYVWNTKVILGAITLDMFAVLFGGAVALLPIYAQDILKVGSEGFGILRAAPAVGALVIMFTSAYFPLNKNAGLKLLAAIFGFGICIIVFGISTWFWLSVVALFLSGATDGISVIIRQTILQLRTPDAMRGRVASVNSMFVGSSNELGAFESGLTAKLMGTVTAVVFGGVMTLITVVGTGAALPKLRRLDLRKDLEENERA
- a CDS encoding YqaA family protein, whose amino-acid sequence is MNTVRKSETNKLKRTHLYYKYTGFYSFVGQSLKKAIPPILVVVGILILLNAYVVDFGQLFTYVTERYAPINVLLVFLASESLLGLVPPEIFIAWSNKMPEPILYLSLLALMSYLGGIISYFIGKWIFTIPRVYAYLEGSMKKHLKHIRKWGGFLIVVGALLPIPYSMTSMAAGMIHYKFSKFLLFGLLRFVRFYLYAIAIFNLI
- a CDS encoding DUF1456 family protein; amino-acid sequence: MALTNNDIMKKLRVAHKLRDEDIVKICSLVDFAVSKSELGAIFRHESHEKYMECGDQFLRNFLNGLIIHLRGPMPEKKKIEPNVGPKPTAKPKAKPKLKR
- the lpdA gene encoding dihydrolipoyl dehydrogenase — encoded protein: MSKYDVAVIGSGPGGYVAAIRCAQLGLKTAIIEKYNVLGGTCLNVGCIPSKALLDSSHHYADALKHFEEHGIEIPGDIKLNFKKMIARKAAVVDQTTKGIEFLMDKNKIDVYTGTGAFKDATHIVISGEKEQTIEAKNTIIATGSKPSSLPFIKLDKDRVITSTEVLSLKEVPKHLVIIGGGVIGLELGQVYHRLGAEVSVVEYMDRIIPTMDGGQSKELLKVLKKQGMKFYLSHKVSAVSKKGKEVTVTATDKNDKEVTIKGDYCLVSVGRRPFTDGLKAENAGIKVTERGMIDVNDQLQTNIKNIYAIGDVVRGAMLAHKASEEGTMVAEIIGGQKPHINYNLIPGVVYTWPEVASVGKTEEQLKEANVEYKAGQFPMRALGRARASGDLDGFVKILSDKKTDEVLGVHMVGPRVADLIAEAVVAMEYRASAEDIARMSHAHPTYAEAVKEAALAATDNRPLHI